In Pseudomonas coleopterorum, the genomic window GCCGATGCTGCGCAACGCGATCAAAATCATCCTGCTGGTGATCTGCACCATCACCACCATGGCCAACCTGGGCATCAACGTCGCGCCGCTGCTGGCCGGTGCCGGGGTGGTCGGCCTGGCCATCGGCTTCGGCTCGCAACAGTTGGTGCAGGATGTCATCACCGGGTTGTTCATTCTCATCGAAGACACCATCGCCATCGGCGACTGGGTGGTGCTCGATTCCGGGCATGCGGGCACCGTGGAGAGCCTGACCATCCGCACCCTGCGCCTGCGCGACGGCAAAGGCTTCGTGCATTCGGTGCCGTTCGGCCAGATCAAGGCAGTGACCAACCAGTCCCGGCAGTTCGCCTATGCATTCTTTTCGGTGCAGTTCACCTACGACAGCGACATCGATACGGCCTTGGACCTGATCAAGCAGGCGGGCCAATCGATCGTCGACGACGTGATGCTCAAGCACAACCTGCAGGGGCCGCTGCAGGTGTTCGGGGTGGACAAGATGGACCTCAACGGCATCGTGCTCACTGCGCAGTTCCGCACGGTGTCCGGCGGGCAGTACGGTGTCGGGCGGGCATTCAACGAGCGGCTGAAGAAGCTCGTCGACCAGCACGACAACGTGCGTTTCGCCCAGTACTACCCTGCCCTCGGCCTGCCCGCACCCGCCGCCGTCTGAAACGCAAGACGCCGACGCTCACAGGGCATGTGAGCGTCGGCGTCGATGCTTTCTAAGCAATGATCAGCTGCCGTCGCCGCCGTGCGCTTCTTCGAAGAAGTAGTCCTTCCAGCTCTGCGCCTTGTTCTTCAGCACGCCCAGCTCATGCAGGCGCTCGGCGTAGATGAAGGTGCGTTGCGGCGCCACGGTGAAGTTGATCTCCGGGTCCTCCACGATCTTCTCGACGAACGCCTCGCTCAGGGTGGATTTCTCGACACGGATGTAGGTCTTGGCGGCGGCGACCTTGTCCGCCGTGACGATCTGCGCCGCTTCCACCAGTGCGTCATAGAACGCCTTGTAGGTCTTGGGGTTTTCGTCGTGGAATTTCTGCGTGGTGTACAACACGTTGAAGGTCACCGGGCCACCGAGAATGTCGTAGCTGCTGAGCACCTTGTGCACCTTGGGGTTTTCCAGGGCCTGGTACTGGAACGGCGGGCTGGAGAAATGCGCGCTGATTTCCGAACCGCCAGCGATCAGTGCCGAGGTCGCATCCGGATGGGGAATGCTCACCGAAATGTTGTCGAATTTCTTGAATTCCTTGTCGCCGTACAGCTTGGCCGTTTCCAGCTGCAGGGTCCGTGACTGGAAGCCTACGCCAGCGGCGGGCACCGCGATGCGATCCTTGTCGGTGAAGTCTTTCAAGGTCTTCACGTCTGGGTTGTTGCTGAGCAGGTAGTTGGGCATGGAGCCCAGCGAGGCAATGGCCTTGACGTTCTGCCGGCCCTTGGTCCGATCCCACACGGTGAGCATCGGCGGCACACCGGCCGAGACCACGTCCAACGCACCGGCGAGCAACGCCTCGTTCATTGCGGTGGCGCCGGAAATGCTGTTCCAGTCCACCTCGATATCGATGCCCTGCTGCTTGCCGTGCTTCTCGATCAGGTGCTGGTCACGCACCACATCGAGAATGAGGTAGCCGATGCCGAACTGCTGGGCGATGCTGATCTTGCCTTCGGCGCTGGCCCCACCGGCCAGCAGCGCAGCGGCGAGGCCGCAGGCCAGGGAAAGCTTGTTTGCAAATACCATGTTGAATGCTCTGGACAGGGATTGAGGGATCAGCGCTGCATGCCCCAGCGCTTGATGGTCAGACGTTCGAAGGTGTTGAACAGCAGGTTTTCCACCAGCAGGCCGATCAGGATCACTGCGGCCAGTCCGGCGAACACCTTGTCGGTGTACAGCTCGTTGCGGTTCTGGAAGATGTACCAACCCAGGCCGCCCTTGCCGGACGACGCACCGAACACCAGTTCGGCGGCGATCAAGGTGCGCCAGGCGAACGCCCAGCCGATCTTGAGGCCCGCCAGGATCGACGGCAGCGCCGCCGGTATCAGGATGTACCAGACGAAGCGCAAGCCACGCAGTCCATAGTTGCGCCCGGCCATGCGCTGGGTTTCAGAAACGCCGAGGAAACCGGCGTAGGTGTTCAGGGCCAGGGCCCACAACACCGAATGCACCAGCACGAAGATCAGGCTGTTCTCGCCCAGGCCGAACCACAGCAACGACAGTGGCAACAGGGCAATGGCCGGCAGCGGGTTGAACATGGCGGTCAGCGTGCTGAGCAGGTCGCGCCCCAGCTGGGTCGACACCGCCAGGGTGGTCAAACCGAACGCCAGGACGATGCCGATCAGGTAGCCCTTGATCAGCACGGTCAAGGAAATCCACACCTTGCTCAGCAGTTCGCCACTGGCGATGCCATCGATGAAGGCGTTGGCGGTCTGCAGGAAACTGGGCAGCAGCAGGTCGTTGTTCTGCCAGCGTGCCGCCAGCTCCCAGAGCACGGCCAGGGCGAGCAGGATCACACCCTTGCGCACCCACGCCTGTTGCCAGATGCGCCGAGGCAGGGAAATATCCCGAACGAGTTCGGATTGAGTGAACGGCTCAAGAGCAACTTCGTACTCCTGACGCACGGGTGGGGAAAGGCTCATGGATGTGCTCCGAATGCGGCGAGGTCAGTGCAGCGATATCAATAGGCGATGCGCAAATGCTGGAAATCCACCGGACGATCCATCAGCGGCTCTTCACCTTCGTCGAACAGCAGCCGGTGAATGCGCTGGGCACTGGCCTGGAAATCCACGCCACCCAGGCTGCCCAGGTCGAACTGGTGGCTGTTGATCTCGGCCCGCACCCGGCCCGGATGAGGTGAGAGCAGCAGAATGCGATTGCCCACCACCAAGGCTTCCTCGATGGAGTGGGTGACGAACAGCAAGGTGAAGCGCACTTCCTGCCACAGCTCCAGCAGCTCTTCCTGCATCTTGCGTCGCGTCAGCGCATCGAGTGCGGCGAAGGGCTCGTCCATGAGCAGGATCTTCGGCTGCATGGCCAACGCCCGGGCGATCGCCACCCGCGCTTTCATGCCGCCGGAAAGGGTGTGCGGGTAGGCATCGGCAAAGGCACTCAAGCCGACTTTCTCCAGGTAGTAACGGGCCCGCTCGTTGGCCTCGGCACGCTTGAGCGTGCGCGACGCCAATAGCGGAAACATCACGTTTTCGATCACGGTTTTCCAAGCCGGCAGCTGGTCGAACTCCTGAAACACCACGATCCGGTCGGGGCCCGGCTCTTCGATCCGCTCACCCGCGAGGCGGATCTGACCTTCACTGGGCTTGATGAAACCGGCCACGGCCTTGAGCAAGGTGGATTTGCCGCACCCGGACGGGCCCAGCAAGACGAAGCGATCGGCCCGATCGACTTCGAAGCTGACCTGGTGAGTCGCACGCACCACTCGTTCGGAGGTGCGGTATTCGAGGCTGACGTTCTCTACCTGCAACAGGGTTTCGGGAGTCGCCCGTTGTCCGGTTGCCGAATCGGTCCCAGCGCTGGCCGTGTGGCCTGGCAGTGCAGCGTTCATGCAAGACTCCCTATCAAAACGGCGCATCGCCCTGGATGGTGGTGCGGTACAGCTTGCGCCGCAGGTGGTCCGGGCAGCCGGCCGCGAGGTGAATCAACGAGCGGTTGTCCCAGAAGACCATGTCGTGGGCTTGCCATTGATGCCGATAGACGTTGTCTTCGCGCACGCTGTGGGCATAGAGCTGCTGCCGCAGATCACGGCTTTCGTCTTCCGGAAGGCCGACGATGTGAGTGGTGAACCCTTCACTGACGAACAGGGCCTTGCGGCCGTTTTCCGGATGGGTACGGACCACCGGGTGGGTCACGGTCACAACTTGGGCCAGTTGCTCCGCCGTCAAGGTCGGCCGCCAGTTGGCCGCATTCTTGCCCTCGCTGTAGCGCGCGGTGTACGAGTGCACGGCCTGCCTGCCTTCGACTGCCTCGCGCAAGGCTGATGGAAGAGTGTCCCAGGCTCGATGCATGTCGGCGAACAGGGTGTCGCCGCCCTCGCTGGGCAACTCCTGCGCATGCAACATCGAGCCCAGGCTCGGCAGCTCTTTGTACGACAGGTCCGAGTGCCAATACTTGCCCGCGTCACCCAGCCCGACCGGCTGGCCGTTCTCGACGATGTTGGAAACGATGAGAATCTCCGGGTGCCCGGCCAGCAGAAACTGCTTGAGCACATGGATCTGCAGCACACCGAAACGGCGGCTGAAGTCGATCTGCTGCTGGGGGGTGATGCGCTGGTCGCGAAAGACCACGACGTGATGGTCGAGATGGGCCCGGTGGATGCTGGCGAAATCCTGGTCGTTGAGCGGCAGGCGCAAGTCCAGGCCGATGATTTCGGCCCCGACATGGCCGGCCAACGGACGGATCTCGAAGGACTGACGAGGAATTTCTGAAAGGGCGACGGCCATGTTGTGCTCCGACTCTGGCTATTGAGTACGAGGGAATGGCCGAACTGTAGAGGTATAAGAACGGAATTTTAAATATCGTTATCGAATAACGATATCACTGCCGGGACTTTCGATTCGACGCGACTTGTCGGATGTCTCTGATCGGGCTCAGGTTTTTTCCTGAACACGGAAGAAAAATCGCGAATCCGCTGTCAGAAACCCGCTATTTACCCAGGGCTATTGCGAAACGTCTTACAGTCAAATACTGTACGCACGTACAGCCCATCAAGGAAACGCGTCGTGACCACTGCCACCCCCGCCGCGCCGAGCGCCTATGAACGTCTAGGCGTGCGCATCCAGAAGATCATCAACTCACCCACCGCGCAGAAGTCCCGTGCGGCCCTCATCTTTCGGCTCGAACACGAGAGCGAAGATGACTGGGCGCAAATGCTCGAGGAAATCGCCGAGAACGATAACGTCACCCTTGCCCACCGCGACGACGGTGGCGTGCAGATTTTCTGGGTTGTACCGAAGGAAGATTGATTCAATGATGGTTCGCAGTCTGTTCGTCAGTTTGATGCTGTTCAGTTTCACCGCCCACGCCGATGCCCCGCGTACCTTCAGCGAAGCCAAGAAGATCGCCTGGAAGCTGTACGCGCCACAATCCACGGAGTTCTATTGCGGCTGCAAGTACAGCGGCAACCGCGTGGACCTCGCCGCCTGTGGTTATGTCCCGCGCAAGAATGCCAACCGCGCCGCGCGTATCGAATGGGAACACATCGTGCCCGCCTGGCAGATTGGCCACCAGCGCCAATGCTGGCAGAACGGTGGGCGCAAGAACTGCACCCGCAACGACAAGGTCTATCAGACCGCCGAAGCCGACTTGCACAACCTGGTGCCGAGCATCGGCGAAGTGAACGGCGACCGGAACAATTTCAGCTTCGGCTGGCTGCCCGAACAGCGCGGGCAATACGGTTCGTGCCTGACCCAGGTCGACTTCAAGGCGAAAAAGGTCATGCCACGACCGTCGATCCGCGGCATGATCGCGCGCACCTATCTGTACATGAGCAAGCAGTATGGGCTGCGTCTTTCACGCCAGGACACCCAGCTGTACCAGGCGTGGGACAAGACCTATCCGGTGCAGGTCTGGGAGCGCCAGCGCAACCAGCAGGTGGCCTGTGTGATGGGCCACGGCAACGCGTTCGTCGGGCCGGTGGACCTCAAGGCCTGCAGCTGACGCCGCGGCCCTGAAGTGCACCCTCGCTTCAGGGCGTGTCCGCCTTGCTGAACGGCATCACCACGGACTCGATTCCGCGCGAACCCATCAGACGTGCCCGCTCCTTTTCAGCTTCGGCTTTGCTGTCGAATGGCCCCAGATAGACGATGGTTTCGCCGTCATGCTGGACGAAGCTGGCGACGAAGCCATTTTCCACCAGCCGGGCGGCCATGTCGGTCACCGAGCCCATGTTGCGGCCCGAAACGATACGCACCTCCCATTGCTGCCCCTGCTGCTCGGCGACATCCACTGGCGGCAGCAGCTCCTCGGCACTGCCGCACACCTCGCGCACGCGCGGATCGTTGCCGTCATTGTCGATGACGACCTCGAACTGGTCGCCATGGGGAATCGCCGCGTAGCTGCGGTAAGGTCCGTAGACGCCTTGGGCGTCCTTGCCCTTCACCTGGCCACAGTAGTTGCCCTGGTCGGTGGTGCGCACATTGGTGAAACGCGCCGTCTTGGGGTTCTCCAGCAACTGCGAGACCGCTTCGTGGGCTTTTTCGAACGCCGTGCCGCACCCGGCCAACGTCAGCACTGCCATCACCATCATCAACTTGCGCACGCGTCTACCTCCAGAATTCGAGGCGCAGATTTTATCACCATCCGCCCTCCCCGCGCCCGTCCACCCGTTGACCGTCGCTGACGGGCCGGCGGCGCCATGGCATCATGTCGCTTTATTTCCAACAGTCAGCAGGGCCTAGACATGATCGCCAAAGAAGACCGCAACCAAGCCGCATTGGCGATATTTCTCGATGCACATCCCCAATTGCGCGAAGAGATTCAGGTGCTGAACGCCCGCGAGCAGGCAGAACAGGTGCAGTGGGCGTTCGAGGACGAAGCTCAGGCGCAGGGGCTGGAACCCTGGGAGCTGGCGCTGCAGTTGATTGCTGAAAGTCCGGAAGAACTCAAGGCCATGCGTCTGGAGGTGCATCGGGAAGTGGCCGATGCACTCGGCCTGAGCTGGGAGGATTACTGCGAATTCAACGAAGTCGAACCCTGACATGACCGACGGTCACGGATCGAACAGAACCTGCCCCTCCGGCATGCCTCCAATGCATGACCCCAACGTCAACTTGCGAGGCATGCCATGAATACCGATATCGACCCAATCCCGCTGATCGGCCAGGCCGAGGCCGATCCGCTGGCAGATGACCTGACCAGCGATGGCGCCGCCCTCAACGATGCCGATGACGGCGAGCCCGAGGTGCTTCCGGACGATCCGGACATCGATGGCGCCGATGCCTCGACCGAGCCCAGCTGAAAGCTTACCGACGATCCGGTAATTCGCCATGGCGGCTGTAGGTCAACCCTTCCAGGTCGATCACCATGGCGAACCAGCCGGCAGTGGCCAACAGGACTGCCAGCGCCATGCACGCGATCCATCTGTTCATCATTCTCAAGCATCCTTGCCCAGCTCGAACCGCACTGCGTTCGACGTCCTGTCCATCGTCTCCATCGCCTTCCCGATAACCCGGTCTGATCGATAGTAGTTTTTTGCCATCATGACGGAACTGGCCAATGGCCTGCATGTCTGATGCCCGGTAAAGCGGGAGCATTATATGACAAGCCGGTTCACGGATTACGAGATTCGCTATGTACTCAACGGTGAGTCCCGGCGCTTTCAACAGCGAGACACGCACATGAGCGACGCCGATGCGTGGTACTACGCGGCCTTGCACTCGGGAATCGGACTGGTCTACGGCGGCACCAATGCGGGGGAACATGCCGAGCAGTTGCGCCGCCACGTCGAACGCCGAGGGCTGCGCGATGTGCAATGGCGGCCGTTGAATTGAATCCGCGACATGCAAGGCCGCGCATTGGTAGGCTGCCGTAACACTGCAAGAAGGTGGCCGCGATGTTCCAGCATGATCTATTGGCGTTGCACCTGATCCGCCTGCACCAGCATCAGCAGGCGTACACCGGCGCCCTGGCCGATGTCCGGCGCTGCCTGGATCGACCGGAAACAAACGCGGAGCTTGGCGACTTACTCGCCGAGATTGAAATGCGCGGCGCTCAACTCGAAGCCCTGGTGGAACGCCTCCGGCAACTTTCCGATCGTTGAGCACAAAAAAGGGCGACCCTTTCGGATCGCCCTTTCGTACCGCCCAGCAGAGCGGATTTTGTTTGGTAGGCGCGATTGGACTCGAACCAACGACCCCCACCATGTCAAGGTGGTGCTCTAACCAACTGAGCTACGTGCCTGCTGTGAGGCGGCATTCTACGTAATCGACGCTGCCTGTCAACTCCTTTCTCACGCTAAGCCTATGAAATGCGGAATTATTTTCAGCGCCGGCCGATCCAGTGCGCTGGTGAGCGGCTGGCAACTGCGCTAGCATCCAGACACAGGCGAATTCCACCGAGCCGAGGTTGCCGGATGTCCAGCATGCAGTATCCACCGTCCTTCTATGCCGCTTCCGCCAACGCGGCGCCGCCCCGCCCTGCCCTTCAAGGCGAAGTCGAAGCGGATGTGTGCATCATCGGCGCGGGCTACACCGGATTGTCCAGTGCGCTGTTTCTGCTCGAGCGGGGTTTCAGCGTTTGCGTGCTGGAAGCGGCCAAGGTCGGTTTCGGCGCTTCGGGACGCAACGGCGGCCAGATCGTCAACAGTTACAGCCGGGATCTGGATGTGATCGAGCGCAGCGTCGGCGCTGATCAGGCGCGGCTGCTGGGCGACATGGCCTTCGAGGGTGCGCGGATCATCCGTGAACGGGTGACCCGCTACGGCATCAACTGCGATCTGAAGAATGGCGGTGTGTTCGCGGCGCTTACCGCCAAGCAGCTCAAGCACCTGGAGGCCCAGCAGCGTTTGTGGGAGCGCTACGGCCACACCCAACTGGAACTGCTGGACGAGAAGCGCATCCGCCAAGTTGTGGATTGCGAACAGTACGTAGGCGGTTTGCTCGATGTCAGTGGCGGTCATATCCATCCGCTGAACCTGGCCTTGGGCGAAGCGGCGGCAGTCGAGTCGCTGGGCGGCCGCATTCATGAGCAATCGCCCGCCACACGCATCGAGCGCGGCCCAAGCCCGGTGGTCCATACCGCTCAAGGCAAGGTGCGGGCCAAGTTCGTCATCGTCGCCGGCAACGCCTATCTGGGCGACCTGGTGCCGGAGCTGGCGGCCAAGTCGATGCCGTGTGGCACCCAGGTGATTGCCACGCAGCCCTTGGGCGAGGAGCTGGCGCGCAGTCTGCTGCCGCAGGACTACTGCGTGGAGGACTGCAACTACCTGCTCGACTACTATCGCCTGACGGCCGACAAGCGCCTGATCTTCGGCGGTGGCGTGGTGTATGGCGCGCGAGATCCGGCCAACATCGAGGCGATCATTCGGCCGAAGATGCTCAAGGCGTTCCCGCAGCTGGCGCAGGTGAAGATCGACTACGCCTGGACAGGCAACTTCCTGCTGACCTTGTCGCGCCTGCCCCAGATGGGTCGCCTGGGCGACAACATCTATTACTCTCAAGGCTGTAGCGGGCATGGTGTGACGTACACCCACTTGGCAGGCAAGGTGCTCGCCGAGGCCCTGAGCGGACAGGCCGAGCGCTTCGACGCGTTTGCCGACCTGCCCCATTACCCCTTCCCCGGCGGCCGCGCCCTGGGCGCACCCTTGACCCAACTGGGCGCCTGGTATTACAGCCTGCGCGACCGTCTGGGATTCTGACCCGGACGCGTTCATCCAGGCGCATCGCGAGTGCCGCCGACGCAGCTTGCGCAGCTGCTACGGGATTGCAGCTGATTCCCCTGTAGCAGCGGCGCGAGCCGCGTCCGGGCTAGACGCGTTCATCCAGGCACATCGCGAGTGCCGCCGACGCAGCTTGCGCAGCTGCTACGGGATTGCAGCTGATTCCCCTGTAGCAGCGGCGCGAGCCGCGTCCGGGTTCGACGCGGTCATTCAGGCACACCGCGAGTGCCGCCGATGCAGCTTGCGCAGCTGCTACAGGATTGCAGCTGATTCCCCTGTAGCAGCGGCGCGAGCCGCGTCGGGGTGCATGCGGTCCTTCGGCATGACTGCCGCGGCCTCAAGCGTGGTATGCGGTCACGGGCCAATGGCCTTGCGCGCGCGAGCGGCGGCGGGTTCCTGGCCGGCTGCGGCGGTTTCGCGGGCGGCGTCGAGCCAGCGCTGGCGGTCGACCTGTGCCGGCAACTGGTTGGGCTGCTGAATCAAGATGGCCCAAGACCCTGCACTCTTCCACGCGGACGCAAAGCTGTCGAAATCCATCGGCAGACGCCGGTTCATCCCCGAGCGCAGCAGCACGTGCCGTTTGAACCGGTCGTAGCCCACCAGCAAGGCATAGCGAGGTTGCGACCACAGGAACGAGCCTTCGCTGTAGCGCAACAACACCGGATTGCCCGCCGCCACTTGAGCCAGCAATGCGTTCAGGTGTGGATCGAGTGGATACACCAACAAGCCATATTCACGGGCCACCTGGGTGATGTTCTGTTGCAGGCGATCCGTCTCGCCGGGCAGCTTCAAGGCCGGATCGAGCAGCCCGGGTGTAATGGTAATGCCTTGTTGCGAGAGCATGCTGGCCAGCACCATCGAACCGCTCTGGTTGGCGTTGCCACGATAGAACGGTACGCCATTGAGCTCCACCCGGTCCGCCAGACCCGGTAACGCCGGGCCATTGTTGCTGGCACAGCCGGCCATGCCTGCCATCAGGCTGCAGGCCAACAGCAGCCTGGTCATGACGTTCGATTTACGCAGCATCGTGTTCCTCGGGACTGGGGCGGCGCACAACGTGCCGCGCGAAAGGCCATCATAGATTTCCCACGGTCCATGGTATAGCCGCCCGGTGACCCATTGCCGAAAAGCAGGATCGACTCACGCAAATGACCTTTCGTCAATAGGTTGAAACGCTCGCAAACCCTCAGGGTCATCTATTACGTGACCGAGAAGACGCGAAAGCAATGGAGGTAGTGATGAGCCTTGCAATGATAATCTTCAGCCTGATTGCCGGCTGGATGGCCGTGGCAGCCGCCATGCTCTGGGGTGTACTGCGCATCGCGCGTCGCCATCAGCACCATGAGCCGCAGGTCCGGCAACAAGTCAAACCAAAAGCCGCTGTAACGCTGCGCCGCACCAGCACCCCGCAACACATCTGAATCAACTCGCAAAAATTACCAGGCGAAAAAAAAGGGGGCATACATGCCCCCTCGCTTTGTCCCCCTCGCTTACACCTCGCGATTAGCCGCCAGCTTGCGCTGCTTGGCCCTGCGCGACAGCATGTTCAAGCCTTCGATGGTGGCCGAGAACGCCATGGCTGCGTAGATGTAGCCCTTGGGTACATGGGCACCGAAGCCTTCTGCAATCAGCGTCATGCCGATCATGATCAGGAAGCCCAGAGCCAGCATGACGACCGTGGGGTTGTCATTGATGAACTTGGCCAAAGGTTCGGCAGCCAGCAACATCACCACGACGGCGCTGACCACGGCGATGATCATGATCGGCAAGTGCTCGGTCATGCCCACGGCGGTGATGATGCTGTCGATGGAGAACACCAGGTCCAGAACCAGGATCTGACCGATCGCCGAAGCGAAGCTCAGGCTGACCTTGTCGCCAATCTTCGCCTCTTCCTGCTCGACAGGGTCCACGGTGTGGTGGATTTCCTTGGTCGCTTTCCACAGCAGGAACAGACCACCGGCGATCAGGATCACGTCTTTCCATGAGAACCAGTGATCGAACACCGAAAACACCGGCTCGGTCAGCTGGACGATATAGGCCACGGTGCTCAACAGACCCAGGCGCAGGATCAGCGCCATGCTGATACCGATACGACGGGCCTTGGCCTGTATTTCCTTGGGCAGCTTGTTGGTCAGGATGGAGATGAAGATCAGGTTGTCGATACCGAGCACGACTTCCATGATCACCAGGGTTATCAACGCCACCCAGGCGGTGGGGCTTGAAGCCAGTTCCAGTAGGTATTCCATGTATCGTTCCTGCCCTTATCACGGTTTGCTGAATGTCTGGAGAGGCTCGGCCGGTGCCGCGCACAGTAGCGAGCCCTAACTACTGGCTCTTTGCTAGCGAGGCATTCTAGAGACGCAAACACTTCTGGAAAATTCGTATTTTTACCAGATACACTTCGGTTTTTACGAAGTGTAGGTGCCCGTGCTCAACTATCGTCAGCTTCACTATTTCTGGGTTGTCGCGCGCACCGGAAGCATCGTGCGCGCCAGTGAGCAACTCAACCTCACCGCACAAACCATTAGCGGTCAGATCAGCCTGCTCGAAGAAACGTTCTGCGTGAAATTGTTTCGGCGTGTTGGCAGACATCTTGAGCTGACCGAGGCCGGTCGTCAGGCCCTGCCCTATGCCGAACGCATGTTCCAGATGGCCGGCGAACTCGAAGCGGTACTGCGCACTCAGCCCGATGAAGAGCAGATCCCCTTCCGTGTGGGCGTGGCCGACGTGGTGCCCAAGTCGATCGTCTACCGGCTGATCGCACCGACCATGGAACTGAGCGACCCCCTGCGCATCACCTGCCGCGAAGACAAGCTGGAACGCTTGCTGGCCGACCTGGCCATCCAGCGCCTGGACATGGTCATCTCCGACAGCCCCATGCCTTCGCATCTGGACATCAAGGGCTACAGCCAGAAGCTGGGCGAGTGCGGCATCAGTTTCTTCGCCACCGAGCAGTTGGCCGCTCGCCATGGCGGCGATTTCCCCCAATGCCTGCATGGAGCGCCACTGCTCATTCCCGGTCAGGAAAGCGTGTTGCGCAGCCGCCTGATGCGCTGGTTCGGCGACCAGGGCCTACTGCCGCGAGTGGTCGGGGAATTCGACGACAGCGCCTTGATGCAGGCCTTCGGCCAATCCGGCAGCGGGATCTTCATTGCGCCCAGCGTCATCGCCGAGGAAATCATGACGCAGTATCGCGTCCGCTTGATCGGGCAGACCGAAGCGGTCACCGAGTCGTTCTACGTGATTTCGGTCGAGCGCAAGGTCAAGCATCCCGGCATCGTGGCGATCACCGAGGGCGCGCGCCGGGACTTGTTCACCCCGCCCGCCTGAAGCTTTTCAAAGCCTCACAGACAAATATGGCAACATGGCCCCTGGCACCCAGAAAGAAGGAGTCCCCATGAAGATCATCAACGCCCGGTTGCGCAAGACCGATGGATTGCACACTGTCACCTGCGAGGGCGCCGTCATTGCCTCGATCCAGGCGC contains:
- a CDS encoding TerC family protein, giving the protein MEYLLELASSPTAWVALITLVIMEVVLGIDNLIFISILTNKLPKEIQAKARRIGISMALILRLGLLSTVAYIVQLTEPVFSVFDHWFSWKDVILIAGGLFLLWKATKEIHHTVDPVEQEEAKIGDKVSLSFASAIGQILVLDLVFSIDSIITAVGMTEHLPIMIIAVVSAVVVMLLAAEPLAKFINDNPTVVMLALGFLIMIGMTLIAEGFGAHVPKGYIYAAMAFSATIEGLNMLSRRAKQRKLAANREV
- the nhaR gene encoding transcriptional activator NhaR — translated: MLNYRQLHYFWVVARTGSIVRASEQLNLTAQTISGQISLLEETFCVKLFRRVGRHLELTEAGRQALPYAERMFQMAGELEAVLRTQPDEEQIPFRVGVADVVPKSIVYRLIAPTMELSDPLRITCREDKLERLLADLAIQRLDMVISDSPMPSHLDIKGYSQKLGECGISFFATEQLAARHGGDFPQCLHGAPLLIPGQESVLRSRLMRWFGDQGLLPRVVGEFDDSALMQAFGQSGSGIFIAPSVIAEEIMTQYRVRLIGQTEAVTESFYVISVERKVKHPGIVAITEGARRDLFTPPA